Proteins found in one Megalobrama amblycephala isolate DHTTF-2021 linkage group LG5, ASM1881202v1, whole genome shotgun sequence genomic segment:
- the LOC125269241 gene encoding zinc finger BED domain-containing protein 4-like — protein MSAVWKHFKVSEKEAKTAVCRHCSAELSRGGASAKTYSTSSLIYHLKSRHPEHHAEYEKDTAAATATAAAKRKVAPSPRTPTPSVADFLEKAKKFANDSAKAKGITKRIMEFIALDDQPFSVVEDVGFRRLIDHIEPRYTIPSRRHFSDVCLPEMYNVVSTNVHELLATDIPALSFTTDIWSSDVSPTSMLSLTAQWIDKDFKLQKIVLHSQEFRGSHTAVAISEAFANMFDTWRIDRSKVHAVVSDNARNMAKAMEDSNLKGIRCMAHTIQLAVNEGLLSQRSIADVIAIGRKIVGHFKHSPLAYARLQSIQEQFGMPQKRFQQDVSTRWNSTYYMLESLFAQKRVLATYIADHDLPATFTAYQWVLIENVLSLLAPFEQITKEISSSDASVADVIPLLAALKRLLNKEAETDHGVKTAKSALLEAVSTRFSQADSEPLYCIATVLDPRYKDHYLDVGKKMRTREMIQAELDLGKPLGDGDGQVMHSAGDENSAESKRARTTDEPRTVSLSDMFDEILQENNPFARQRTSSTAQQLDGYLSEVPIPRSNNPLEFWRTNQGRFPDLAQMARRYLSAPCTSTDSERLFSAASHVIDEKRNRLSCEKAEKLLFIKKNLPLFLKK, from the exons ATGTCAGCAGTGTGGAAGCACTTTAAAGTGTCAGAGAAAGAGGCAAAAACGGCCGTTTGCAGACATTGTTCTGCTGAATTATCCAGAGGGGGTGCATCTGCAAAAACGTACAGCACTTCAAGTTTAATTTATCACTTAAAATCAAGACACCCTGAACATCATGCAGAGTACGAGAAAGACACGGCGGCGGCAACGGCAACAGCAGCAGCGAAAAGAAAAGTAGCTCCCAGTCCTAGGACACCCACTCCATCTGTGGCTGACTTCTTAGAAAAGGCAAAAAAGTTTGCCAATGACAGTGCCAAAGCTAAAGGTATTACTAAAAGGATAATGGAATTCATCGCATTGGATGATCAACCATTCTCTGTTGTAGAGGATGTTGGATTTCGCAGGCTTATAGACCATATTGAGCCCCGTTACACCATCCCTAGTAGACGGCATTTCTCAGACGTGTGCTTACCTGAGATGTATAACGTCGTTTCAACTAACGTCCATGAGCTTTTGGCTACAGATATTCCAGCCCTCAGCTTCACGACTGATATTTGGAGCTCGGATGTGAGCCCCACTAGTATGCTGAGTTTAACGGCGCAGTGGATCGACAAAGATTTCAAGCTACAAAAGATTGTGCTTCACTCACAAGAGTTTAGAGGGTCCCATACAGCTGTAGCCATATCTGAGGCGTTCGCCAACATGTTTGACACTTGGCGTATCGACCGATCTAAAGTGCATGCGGTAGTCAGTGACAACGCAAGAAATATGGCTAAAGCCATGGAAGATAGCAATCTGAAAGGCATACGGTGTATGGCACACACAATTCAACTGGCGGTCAACGAGGGATTGTTGAGTCAGCGCAGTATAGCAGATGTGATAGCGATAGGCAGGAAAATTGTTGGCCATTTTAAACATTCACCGCTTGCCTATGCGCGCCTACAATCTATCCAAGAACAGTTCGGAATGCCGCAAAAACGTTTCCAACAAGATGTGAGCACAAGGTGGAACAGTACATATTATATGCTGGAAAGCCTTTTTGCGCAAAAGCGAGTCTTGGCTACATACATAGCAGATCATGACCTGCCCGCGACATTCACCGCATACCAGTGGGTGTTAATCGAGAACGTTCTCTCTCTTCTCGCCCCCTTTGAGCAGATAACAAAAGAGATAAGCTCATCTGATGCATCTGTGGCAGACGTCATACCCTTACTTGCAGCACTAAAGCGTCTTTTAAACAAAGAGGCTGAAACAGACCACGGAGTGAAAACAGCTAAAAGTGCGCTCTTAGAAGCTGTCAGCACACGATTTAGTCAGGCGGACTCAGAACCCCTGTACTGCATCGCGACTGTGCTTGATCCAAGATATAAAGATCATTACTTGGATGTGGGGAAAAAGATGCGCACACGAGAAATGATCCAGGCCGAGTTGGATTTGGGAAAGCCGCTAGGTGATGGAGACGGTCAGGTGATGCACAGCGCAGGAGATGAAAACAGCGCAGAGAGTAAACGGGCTCGTACTACAGATGAGCCGCGCACAGTCTCGCTGTCTGACATGTTCGATGAGATCCTCCAAGAGAATAACCCATTTGCAAGACAGAGGACAAGCTCGACCGCTCAACAGTTAGATGGGTATCTCTCAGAAGTCCCCATCCCCAGGAGCAATAACCCTCTCGAATTTTGGAGGACCAATCAAGGCCGCTTTCCCGACCTGGCGCAGATGGCACGCAG GTACTTGTCTGCTCCATGCACAAGCACCGACAGTGAGAGACTGTTTAGTGCTGCATCTCATGTCATCGATGAGAAGAGGAACCGACTTTCATGTGAGAAAGCAGAGAAGCTACTTTTCATAAAGAAGAACCTGCCACTTTTCCTGAAGAAGTAG